Proteins encoded within one genomic window of Haloferax volcanii DS2:
- a CDS encoding tyrosine-type recombinase/integrase yields MNWSRKSLDELEAFYWETIAPAMDRDGMDPTRDVPTYAWLTERGWSGIAYALREKHDLTPREFFVEVVGLGDDEADEGYDWGVDDDRTVEAFESYLGMLESRRSLADSTLPTRRTHLARFARIYRDRYGSADLLSRLDDRDAEPDEIDRCLAVLDEFDAELATDGTKLKYLQTVRSFYEYLVDFRRARYNPVENAAKQFRWEQGQPDNRTMTADQVSDVYAVADDLEDRLLVLGLAGWGLRPNELASLRASQLVLSGDDPHIAFDERKNGPGTVALLYGVDAVAARIDALAADDDWNGALFPSSRAASGHIARETVNRRFKRLADEAGVAVDGEVPTAKLCRRFWYTAYQEAVDEMLAQLEGVAADQGSKSAGVVMSNYLSEERRRSFRRQAMRETLADVFESAGESATVETQMP; encoded by the coding sequence GTGAACTGGTCGCGGAAGTCGCTCGACGAGCTCGAAGCGTTCTACTGGGAGACGATAGCGCCGGCGATGGACCGCGACGGGATGGACCCGACGCGGGACGTGCCGACCTACGCGTGGCTGACCGAACGCGGCTGGTCGGGCATCGCCTACGCGCTCCGCGAGAAACACGACCTCACCCCGCGGGAGTTCTTCGTCGAGGTCGTCGGTCTCGGCGACGATGAGGCCGACGAGGGCTACGACTGGGGCGTCGACGACGACCGCACCGTCGAGGCGTTCGAGTCCTACCTCGGCATGCTCGAATCGCGGCGCAGCCTCGCGGACTCGACGCTGCCGACCCGCCGCACCCACCTCGCGCGGTTCGCCCGAATCTACCGCGACCGGTACGGGTCGGCGGACCTGCTTTCCCGGCTCGACGACCGCGACGCCGAGCCCGACGAGATAGACCGCTGTCTCGCGGTCCTCGACGAGTTCGACGCCGAGCTCGCCACCGACGGAACGAAGCTCAAATACCTCCAGACGGTCCGGTCGTTCTACGAGTACCTCGTGGACTTCCGGCGCGCGCGGTACAACCCCGTCGAGAACGCCGCAAAGCAGTTCCGCTGGGAGCAGGGCCAACCCGACAACCGCACGATGACGGCCGACCAAGTGAGCGACGTGTACGCCGTCGCCGACGACCTCGAAGACCGGCTTCTCGTCCTCGGACTCGCCGGGTGGGGGCTGCGACCGAACGAACTCGCGTCGCTCCGCGCCTCCCAGCTCGTCCTCTCCGGCGACGACCCCCACATCGCGTTCGACGAGCGCAAAAACGGGCCGGGAACCGTCGCGCTCCTCTACGGCGTCGACGCCGTCGCCGCGCGCATCGACGCGCTCGCCGCGGACGACGACTGGAACGGCGCGCTGTTTCCCTCCTCGCGGGCCGCCTCGGGACACATCGCCCGCGAGACGGTCAACCGCCGGTTCAAGCGCCTCGCCGACGAGGCCGGCGTGGCCGTCGACGGCGAGGTTCCGACCGCGAAACTCTGTCGGCGCTTCTGGTACACGGCATATCAGGAAGCGGTCGACGAGATGCTCGCCCAGTTGGAGGGCGTCGCCGCCGACCAAGGGTCGAAAAGCGCCGGCGTCGTCATGTCGAACTACCTCTCCGAGGAGCGCCGCCGGTCGTTCCGCCGGCAGGCGATGCGCGAGACGCTGGCCGACGTGTTCGAGTCCGCCGGCGAGTCTGCGACCGTCGAGACGCAGATGCCGTGA
- a CDS encoding ISH3-like element ISHvo22 family transposase, translating to MSNTKQADSEIHEDQLLNFLVNRLDEEVSLNLANNAKIDAENIYEVLVGACTDGTSVSTLCENSEDAPPANTVLYHLRTKFELDQLQRVGNTLLQKDVLDVLPKQVEVCADLHLRPYYGDEDDTDGLYHSQAKRGTTAFHAYATLYARVKNKRYTLAVRRLEDGDTASSVLAGFLGILDGLDLNVKAVYLDREFYDSKCLTLLQAHNHAYVMPIVRWGQSIKQELSEGWSRVIQHSLTARLDGHSWTVEFPVYIDCTYQNGRYDEHGVARHGYAADAPFIDSPRDARYHYAKRFGIEASYRLSEQSIATTSTQNPVVRLLYVVVSLLLQNVWRYLHWEYVATPRRGGRRLWQWPFKEFINMIRRAAWTALATRRAVPANRPPDDRFHR from the coding sequence GTGTCTAATACCAAGCAAGCAGACAGTGAAATCCACGAGGACCAGCTCCTTAACTTCCTCGTCAACCGACTTGACGAGGAAGTTTCTCTGAATCTCGCCAACAACGCTAAAATCGATGCAGAGAACATCTACGAGGTCCTCGTCGGTGCATGCACCGACGGGACCTCCGTCTCCACGCTCTGCGAAAACAGTGAAGACGCGCCTCCCGCAAACACGGTCCTCTACCATCTCCGAACGAAGTTTGAACTGGACCAACTCCAACGAGTTGGCAACACGCTCCTCCAGAAAGACGTTCTCGACGTCCTCCCCAAGCAGGTGGAGGTCTGCGCAGACCTCCACCTGCGGCCCTACTATGGAGACGAAGACGACACCGACGGTCTCTATCATTCCCAAGCGAAGCGTGGAACCACCGCGTTCCACGCCTACGCGACACTCTACGCGCGCGTGAAGAACAAACGATACACGCTGGCGGTGCGCCGTCTCGAAGACGGCGACACCGCCAGCAGCGTCCTCGCTGGGTTTCTCGGTATCCTCGACGGCCTTGACCTCAACGTCAAGGCCGTCTATCTTGACCGCGAATTCTACGACAGCAAGTGCTTGACGCTGCTTCAGGCGCACAACCACGCGTACGTCATGCCGATCGTCCGCTGGGGACAATCAATCAAGCAAGAACTCTCGGAAGGCTGGAGTCGCGTGATTCAGCACAGTCTGACGGCGAGACTCGACGGTCACAGCTGGACCGTCGAGTTCCCCGTCTACATCGACTGTACCTACCAGAACGGACGGTACGACGAACATGGGGTGGCGCGTCACGGCTACGCCGCTGACGCGCCGTTCATCGACTCACCACGAGACGCTCGATACCACTACGCGAAACGCTTCGGTATCGAGGCAAGCTATCGACTCTCTGAACAAAGTATCGCGACGACCTCGACACAAAATCCGGTTGTACGGCTGCTGTACGTCGTGGTGAGCTTGCTGTTACAGAACGTGTGGCGGTATCTGCACTGGGAGTACGTGGCGACGCCCCGCCGAGGCGGGCGTCGCCTCTGGCAGTGGCCATTCAAGGAGTTCATCAACATGATCCGACGGGCAGCGTGGACGGCCCTCGCGACGCGTCGGGCCGTCCCCGCGAACCGGCCACCGGACGACCGGTTCCACCGGTAA